acaggccaggcccaggcttggcaaagcctagctcggcctagcctattcccacctctagtcCTCAGCCACTTTGATCAATCTGTAGTTTGGACActtatttgtgtttatttttatatgaatgGATTAATAAATTGCTTTGATCAGTAGTCAAATATGAAGTTTTTGTCTTCAGTGATATAGGTAATGCATTAGTTGCTTGACATGGTTGGTGGACCATGagctcatatatatatttagtgcTTAATTTGCCCTCGCGTCTTAAGGCAGTATGCAACAGCGAATTGCTGAAAATAGAAGTTTTTTTGCATTCCACTTTGCTAAAGTGCTATAGAGGTTTATTACTCGAACTGACTGGTTACGTGCGTGTATATAGCAATGTTAACATGGCTCCTATCATCTTTTCTAGTTGCACATTTTGGTCttccaaatatatatttaacactTTGATTTTAGCATATTTCATTCATAAAACAAAGTTACAGTTGGTCTGGATATTAGAATCTAGATGATAATGTGTAGTAATTTGTTCTTTACATGTAAGATAAATTATCTAGAAGTTTTTCTTGTAACTATGTAGTGTACTTCAACTACTCTGTACTTTAGATTACCGACTCTTTTACTTGGTGTTATCTTTAATTGTACATGAGATATCGTAAGAGTTTCACCTTATAATCTCGAGGAACAGAGTTCAAATTCTTTGGAACGGTTGTAAAATGACAATTAAAGTTACTTCAAttagttaataataatttccaCCATTTCCCAAATTGTTTTATGAAATTCTCAGAGAgaaattatacatgaatttCCGCATGCATCAAAAGCATTGGgaaattaatctaaaaagtcTTGTTGAGATTTAAAACTAGGAGAAGTTAAGACAATATTTATTGTAACAACCTGTGTTAGgaaattttactaattaacctCATTCTGCCATAAAGCATAATGTTTCTGTTTTATTTCTTGCAATTCCACTCATCAGAAACATAACAGAACATGCTCTCCGGAGTTCATTTCTACAGACCTTCGATGAAGGCCACTCCTGTATTCTTTAACCAAACATTTCCTTGGATGAGTTGTGCTACGGTAAACTTGCTAGCCTCTGCAGCAGTTTTGATGATATGATAGCCAGGCCAAGTCACTCTCTTGCTGGTACCAGCACCAGCTCCACTGTTCAAGTACTCTCCGTAATACAATGTTTTGAGAAAGTCCTTGCTTGCGGCATCCCATTCAGCCCATCCTGCCGGGTCAATATGGCTGTCCACGACGGATTGCAGCACAACTGTTCTGGAGTATTTCTTCCATGGGCGGCCGAGGTATGTTTTTATGGTTCCTTGCACAGGCTTGAGGTCTGAGCTTGGTATTATGTTACATTGCTGAATTGAAGTTGCAGTGTTCTGGTTTGGGTCTTCTCGACCTTGGGCTGTGACCATGTTTTTTTGATTGCTCATGGGCTTTCGGGCCACGAGATTGCTCTTCTGGAACACAACTGCTGCATTTCCAAAGATGAAGTCAACGGTACCAGTAATGTAGGAGTCACGGTAAAATTGCCGGTTGGAGTGTGCATAGAGCGTGTCTTGAAATGCATCAATTTTGCAGCGGTTGATCACGGATTGATCAGCGCCAACGCGAAGAGCAACTGCCTGGTGCTTCTCTGGGCCTGCCGTGTTTTGGAACCTAATGTCCTGAGCTATAAACCCATCTCCAACAGCAGCTACAAAACCAAATTATACGTGAATCAAAATACTTATGTCATAGAGAAATGGTAAAGACAAAATAGGGGAAAAATCCATACCAACAGTTGCACTTTTGAAGGTGGTTGTTCCATCAATGAAATTTAAGCTGCCTGTGATTATTGTTGCATCCATACCATCACCAACAAGCATCACATTCGTCTTTTTCTTACCAATTTCTACATTCTCTTTGTAGATTCCCTTTTTCACATAGATAACGTACCTTGCCTTACCGTTGTCCGGTGCAGATGCCACAGCCTCAGCTACTGTCTTGAACTTGCCGCTCCCATCCTTAGCCACCACAACATTGGCCTTTATGTCCCCAACTGAAGATTCCAAAAGCCTTCGATCCTTGCTTGTTACCCACGAGGGAAAATCCCCATTAAGCGATTCATCAATGAATCCGCTGTGATCCTTTCGAGGTAAAGCGGCAACTAGCACGGCAAGAGAAGATCTAGCCCTGGATATCAAGTCCTGAAGATCACTTTCCATTACAACCCGAGATGTACCTTCTAAACCATCCAAACAAGTTGCATGATTAGTGAGCACACTACTTAGCCACATGTGTGCATCTTGCTGTGAGTCAGTGTTATCTTTTGTTAGAGTCAACACTGAGTCCCAAATTCTATCCATGGACAAGTCCATTAGTTGCTCACAGTCATTCAAAGCCATTTCCTCTCTACGGTTGTTAATTCGGCGTTTGATAACATTGGCCGTGTCCATGGCTTTTTGAATGTGTGTGGTAGACTTGGTTAATAAAGATATGAGTGTGCTCAATTTGTGGTCTTTTGTGTTGGCCAAGGTTGAACCTTGAACCACTTCTGATACATGAGTTAAGCATGATTTTGTATCAATAGCATGATCACACAGATTGGGAGCTGAGGAGAGGTTGAAGGATATTGGTTTGTTGAGATGAGAAAAAATAAGGGCTGATGAGCTTATGATAGCAATTAAAGTGATGATTAACCAAAATGTTTTTGGAATTGATTTTCTAGGCTTTTCTAGCAAAGATACATTGGTAGCCATACTGATAGCTAGTTAGTAAAGTACTGACTACTGGTTTTGCTTACTCTGATCTTTGTTAACTTCATTATCATCTTATATATAGGCAAAATAATATTCTAATTTGTAGATAAGGATTACAAATCCAATGTCCGCatgtggtttttattttttatataattaatatgtaCCTTAAAGGTATGAAACTGAGATCTAAAATTTGATTAGTTTTGTCTTTGTGTAATTCAATGTAAATTATAAAGTATGGCTGCTGGTGGAATTTGACTATTGGTCGTATGTTTGATTAATAAATCAAAGgtaatccaaaaataaataaataaataaataaatcaaaggtAAAGATTATATGCAAACTAATAAATTATgagtttattaaaataacaattttaacCTTTTCACTTTATACTTTATTTTCCACGatccaaattcaattttttattagcaAGTGGTTTGTGGTGCCAGGTTCACAGTATGTATTAGTAGTATTATTAAATGAATCATTACAAGACAGAATAAATGTTCTTGTTAAATGAAAGTGGAAGACAAATGTTCTAATATAATTGCAAAGAAAGTGGAAGACATTATTACACAAGTTTTTAATTTACCCCCATCTTTTTTTGTTATAACCCGATAATGACATTCATGATATTTTGTTAATTGAGTTAGAACTAATGGACGGTGTTTCTGCAAGCTTAGTTCAGTTAGTAGAGATActgtattttatatataggggTTGAAGTTCAAATCCCGCAAACCCCACTTATCCACTTTCTAGCCACTATACCACtggacaaaaaagaaaaaaaaataatggacgaacattttatttattaataatagtgtAAATATTTTTCCTCGTGACGTCTCAGAATGTCACCGTGAGAGAAGCGCGGGGCAGAATGGTGAGGGGTGGTCTTGGGAGTTGGAGTGGCCGAGGCCGAGTTTCCAATGGGAAGAAGACTTAGGGggcgtttgtttcaaggttgttAATTTTACTCCCAGGAATCATATTCCCAGGAAATAATAATGGGAACTTTATTCCcaggtattttaaaaaaaacatgtttggttcATATTAACTACATTCCTAGGAATTATTGATAAAAGTGGgtaaaagagaagttattggaagttatttaaaatgtattccCATTTTCATGGGAACTTTTCTTTCCCACCCATTTCCTTGGGAATAAAATTATGGgaataagagaagttattggaagttattttattccaaggAAACTTCATATCCAGGAATAATTTCATGTCAACCTTGTAACAAACATGAGTATATTTATTCCAACCCATATATTCCCAGGAATATTATTcctaaccttgaaacaaacacccccttAGTAGTGAGGTTATTTGATTTGCCGAATTCAGTAACTTTGCCTTCAAATGATGACTGTTGGGGGTGGGCTCCAAATCTCGATGGTCTGTTTTCGGGCAAAACTACCTACTGCTGGCTTGCTAGGGAGGTGTTGGATATCTTCAAAAATATTTGGGATAGTCCAGCCCCGTCTAAAGTTGTTGGTTTTTCTTGGCAATTACTGCACAATCGTCTTCAAACGAGACTGAATTTGGAGAAATGCCGGGATCAAGCATATCAATCAATGGTAGTTTACAGAACAAAGTTCCTTCAATGACTCTTGTGCACTGGAGAAAAGAAGAAATGactgaaaatattttttagacaGAATTTGACTCATGTTAACATGATTCTTGGATGTGTTTGAATGCTCATTTTCTGCCTCATGAgtatctctatttatagagaaactcaTATCAATTGATGAAGGGAAGCAATCCTTGAAAGATATCATGCAATGTTATATGAAACAATGTCATGATTCATTCTTGTTTTCAAAAGATTCCAAGACTAAACCAAAAGACATTTTGTTTCAATCAAACTATCGCATCCTTTCAAGTATATTTTGGAAAATCTCTCACGGGTGATGGATTTGGTATGAAATTTAGATGGTTGGAAGTGGTGATTATATTTAACTTATTTGAGGTGTTGAGTTCTCAAGCAAAGACTAAGAAATCAAAAAAGGGTTTTAAGCTTATTTGGCATACTACCGTCTGGTTGATTTGGACGGCCcggaatgaaaaaaaattcaaaaataattgtGTTGATTGGAGACAGGTTGTGGAGGAAATCAAAACCACATCTTGGCGATGGTGTCTTGGGAAGCAAGATACGTGTCCATGCATGCTGAATGAATGGTGTTGGGAGCCCTGTATGTGCTTCGAGAGATAGCTTTGACTTTGAGGATTGCGTGCCGGTTTTTTGCCTGTTTTGGTGCGGATGTATTTCGTCAGAGAGCTTTTGTTTGCTGGTTTTTTActggttttttgtttgtttttgcttGCTGGTTGGTGTTTTTGGTTGTGCAGATCGGTGGATTTTGTAGGAGTGATTGGTACTTTGTTGTTTCCTTGTTTTCTGTTGGTTATAGGCTGATGAGGCTTCCCTTTTGTGCCTTCACAGTTTCTGGtctgtgtgtttgttgatgctCCATTTTTTGCCTCAGTTTTTGTCTAGGCCGGGGGACTTGTTTCTCTTGTACTAACTTTGCCATACAGACACTTCTTGTGCTTGGTGTGTGCTTTATTTAtacatttatttgttttaaaataaaaaaaaataaaaaataaaaatatatatatatagatattagTATTAGCTCTATTTGGCATAGCTAAACCTGTAATTTATAACGGGTAGTTTATAATAGATAAATTTGAAAcacatcgcattatatatgtaggggttGGAGTTTGAATCTCGAattctccacttattcacctttcaCCACCTTAAGGatgaaatttttagccactatTAGGCtacttaaacaaaaaaaaaatattcaaaagacTTTAAGGTGGAGATTTCGTAACACTAGTCTATCACCTATTTTTTTTCCATAGTGTTTTCTGAAACAGAACTTGCagtagtttttttaaaaaaaaaattttttggtcaagtgtGAAGAGAGCATCAAATTATACGGATCTCAATCTGACC
This genomic interval from Trifolium pratense cultivar HEN17-A07 linkage group LG6, ARS_RC_1.1, whole genome shotgun sequence contains the following:
- the LOC123889779 gene encoding pectinesterase-like isoform X1, which encodes MATNVSLLEKPRKSIPKTFWLIITLIAIISSSALIFSHLNKPISFNLSSAPNLCDHAIDTKSCLTHVSEVVQGSTLANTKDHKLSTLISLLTKSTTHIQKAMDTANVIKRRINNRREEMALNDCEQLMDLSMDRIWDSVLTLTKDNTDSQQDAHMWLSSVLTNHATCLDGLEGTSRVVMESDLQDLISRARSSLAVLVAALPRKDHSGFIDESLNGDFPSWVTSKDRRLLESSVGDIKANVVVAKDGSGKFKTVAEAVASAPDNGKARYVIYVKKGIYKENVEIGKKKTNVMLVGDGMDATIITGSLNFIDGTTTFKSATVAAVGDGFIAQDIRFQNTAGPEKHQAVALRVGADQSVINRCKIDAFQDTLYAHSNRQFYRDSYITGTVDFIFGNAAVVFQKSNLVARKPMSNQKNMVTAQGREDPNQNTATSIQQCNIIPSSDLKPVQGTIKTYLGRPWKKYSRTVVLQSVVDSHIDPAGWAEWDAASKDFLKTLYYGEYLNSGAGAGTSKRVTWPGYHIIKTAAEASKFTVAQLIQGNVWLKNTGVAFIEGL
- the LOC123889779 gene encoding pectinesterase/pectinesterase inhibitor-like isoform X2 — translated: MLLSTLISLLTKSTTHIQKAMDTANVIKRRINNRREEMALNDCEQLMDLSMDRIWDSVLTLTKDNTDSQQDAHMWLSSVLTNHATCLDGLEGTSRVVMESDLQDLISRARSSLAVLVAALPRKDHSGFIDESLNGDFPSWVTSKDRRLLESSVGDIKANVVVAKDGSGKFKTVAEAVASAPDNGKARYVIYVKKGIYKENVEIGKKKTNVMLVGDGMDATIITGSLNFIDGTTTFKSATVAAVGDGFIAQDIRFQNTAGPEKHQAVALRVGADQSVINRCKIDAFQDTLYAHSNRQFYRDSYITGTVDFIFGNAAVVFQKSNLVARKPMSNQKNMVTAQGREDPNQNTATSIQQCNIIPSSDLKPVQGTIKTYLGRPWKKYSRTVVLQSVVDSHIDPAGWAEWDAASKDFLKTLYYGEYLNSGAGAGTSKRVTWPGYHIIKTAAEASKFTVAQLIQGNVWLKNTGVAFIEGL